Part of the Sebastes umbrosus isolate fSebUmb1 chromosome 3, fSebUmb1.pri, whole genome shotgun sequence genome is shown below.
CAAACGCTCAGCTCGCTGCGAGCAgatcaacatgtgtgtgtgtgagacagagaatTTCTACACTGGGCTTCTTATTTATAGAAGTAAAGAGAAAGACTCTTACCTGTAGTCTCTCAGCTGTCCTGAGGTACTCCCTTTGTAACAGTGCCAACTTCCTACGAAGCTGAGTGGGGTAAAATGCTAATGTGTCAGCAGCAGTCAGAAGACACagaattaaaggtcccatattataaaaaagtgagattttcatgttttgttattataaagcaggcttaagtcctatataaatactgtgaaagtatcgaaacactcaatccaccgggaaatacacacagcccgtgttcagaaactctgcatttgaaacaagctgtcaggatttctgcccattcgtgatgtcacgaatatacaatatttagacccttgacacaactTTAAAGGTAAaccttctaaatgtgtcccagtttatttcctgttgcagtgtatgtgaatgtcatcagctgacaggaagtacacatggacccaaactgttgcctagcaacgcaattctgttgcaattccgtcaaaacgcactaaaacggagcgtttcagacagagagggtaaatacaacatattcaggctgacagtatgaggaaaataaaagtttttttgaacattacagcatgtaaacatgttctagtagaaacacaaaatacaagtataaacctgaaaatgagcatgatatggcaCCTTTAAAGGTTCATTGTGGCACATAGCTTTAATGTCCAGTACCTTCTCCTTGTCATCACAGTGTAGTGTCGTCCTCAGCTGCTCCTCACAGTGCATCACATCTACACCTTGTTCTCCATCCTGCTCACTCGGCCTTAACatccaaaacacacatataacaCACGACTATAAGTTGTATGCAGCTATAGCAAGGCTCATGTGACATCGGTTCAGCTTCACAGAGCTAGAGAGTAGTTAAGTTAGTTGTGCTGTTAGCTGACAGAACAAATACTAACGTTAAGAGTCAGCAGCAAAGGTGTCTACACACGGACGCATATAGTTTTGTTGTAATGACAACTTGTCAGTAAATGTGTATCAGTAGATATTTGTGTCAGACTTACAGCTCCGGTCTGTCCATGGAGAGTTTATTTTGGTGTTCGATCATGCGGGGATCGATTTAGTTCCAAATTTCCCGCGACTGCTTCAAACAGACCTGAGCAATCGAGCTCCGATGACTCGATCAGTCCAGTCCGGACTGGagagtagtgatgggaattccggctctttttagtgagtcagatcatttggctcagctcaccaagaagagccggctctttcggctccccaaacggctcttcattttaccacttctgccttttatataattcagccaaatgtagcactgttttgacctatgattagtatgtgtgcagatatatcatttaaattattcaatataattatactaaaccttataatttccagaatatcatagttttaaatgttgcttcgtttccgactgtcactcatcttgtctgctattcgcacaccgcactcctctctctctttctctcctcctctcctcctctccctcctgctctgtacctgtagaccgtcagcgcgccgcccCTCCcagcttgatggtatgatccttgtctgtcatcacccgattggtcgcacggacgtcattaacacaacattcagtcacagtcagtgcatggtgtgcccgtggcgcggagaagatcgtcctatcattctgccttgaattaagaaaaaaagaaaaaaaaaaaaaaaacgtctcttggacgggagccggctcttatcgttcacttaaaagagccggctaaAAGAGCCAACTCGttcgcgaccgacacatcactagagGAGAAGCAGGTAAAGGGAAAAATGTTTACTCATTAAAATGACCTGAATGTTTAGTTTCGTATTCACAGCACAACCTATATTACTTCCATGTATTAAATGTACTTGGTTTAGAATGCCAACATGTATTAATTGCTATTTATGATGGATAATATTTTTGGCAGTAATAACTTTAGCTAAAGTATTGTATAAATGGGCTAACATGCTAAAACACTGTGTTACACCGAAATCTGCccgcagagagccagcaacacatgacgtCACCATTTCAGACGGCTGACATCAGAAGATGTGACCTCACTGTACCTatcttctgcttttcttttagagttttgtgaatatacctttaaatgaaaaaaatatatattaatacatttaagtTTTTAcacaatttagttttgtgtgttttctgtcacatatTTGCCTCTTTTATTATACaggtacagtggggtcacattttctgaagACAGCTGTCTGAAATGGTGACCTCAggtgttgctggctctctgtggTCACAGATTTTGGTTTAACACCTATACatgtatggaagtttttatgggactttattagttgtaatccacagaagaaattccacaaatgtgtaccatgatttccaaatatttcactttccacaaacatgtatttttgtatttgtgttgtgtaaagtcacatccacaaaaataaagggggatttgcaaatacacataactcACTCCGTAAATACGtactttaaggtttacatgtaaagtgatatatacgcatttgtgcatctatttctataCATGGAATGGTATTTgcacatttgcagatcgcttcctgtggatttatgggccacatgacatttgtaacttccctcctgtttgtttacagaattttgtccgattggcaccgcagcagatctgtagataatagttgtaatccaccgaagacaattcacaaatatacaccatgatctgcaaatatttcactacccacaaatgtatttttgtatttgtgttgttgtgtaaagtcacatcaatgtgtatttgcaaatcgccctttatttttgtggttgtgactttacacaacacaaatacaaaaatacatgtttgtggatagtgaaatatttggaaatcatggtacacatttgtggaatttcttctgtggattacaactattaaaGTCCCATAAAAACTTCCATCaacatgtaaatgaaaatgtataatTCACGAGTCAGTAAAGTATTTACACTTTATgtaggaaaaaaagaaactaacGTTAGTCAAACTTTGCTTCTATGTGTTGTCTAAAAATCACATGGATAAAGAATTGGGAAATATGTGGAAAGCATTTGTCGAGGAAAACCTTACCAACCAGAGATTTATCATCATGTTTATCATCATTAAGGTGTCTGATATTTGCAGGTGACTAGTCCAGGTTGCAAATGCTATTAGGTAAATATAATTCcaatatttctttattcttgTAAGTGTAAATGTTTGTCTGAATTATGAAATCAAAACAATGGAGTTTGGGTAGATCTAATTAGTCAGTCTAATGGCATAATTGAAATTGTAATAAgaattttatttggttttatgaTTGTATCTTGTCAAACCAGAATATGCCAGTGTCTTTTATTCACAAATATAATGACGGATAGTTTTCCATCAGACTAAAGCAGCTGCAGAGACATTTTTACTGAAATGTTGGTGTTTGTTACCTCAGAGAAATGACAGAGACGTTACCggagaaggttttttttttctgcacagagAGAAAGTGATTGAAAAACTATAAGCACTAACACAACTCCTGGAAGGTataaattacacattttaatgccaaaatAGTTTCTCCAATACATTGACagaatttgaaaaatatatacatagatgcaAATACATAGGCTACAAATGAACAAGGTGTAGACTCAATCTTTCTGAACCAATTTAAAGTATTAAACAGTCTGAAATGTAAAGTTGTGTGGTTGGGATATTATAATGAAATCAGGCTACAGAATATTGTCTCATAAGTGCAAACCCTTCTCATTTGGCACTCTGGGTAGGCTAAAACAAGTTTTAAAACCATTGTAGTATTTCAACTCAACTGGTGTGGTATCTATACATCCATAAGCTACAATTTTATGcagaaaatataatatagaGGAAACAGACTACATATATACAGAGGGAAATATGGCAGGTCACAAAAgctgtttatgtatgtatatatttgttttttcctctgacAACCTAAGCCGAGGTAGTGTGTGGTCTTTATTGTGGTGAATTGTTCACATTTGTGTACAAGATATACATTTCTAGTTTGGTGAAACTGTCCTGCTCCTCAGACATCCACAGGTGAGGTACTTCATGGCAGTCATGCTGACGTGCATTAGAGGACCCAGGTTAAAGAGCATGTGGTAGAAGGCGTGGACAGACAGGCCTCCAGTTTCATCAGCGTATTTCAGCGCTACGATGGGCGAGTACCAGGGGTTGGTCAGATTACGGAAACGCGGTCTGCTTGCTTCAATCACTTTCTTGGTAACCTGCAGAGAGTGAGAGGATGGACAACAGAAGATTTGCAGTCAGACCTAGAGGATTAATCACAGATTTCAGATGAGGCACAGCGAGGCTGAGTCACAGACTTCCTGTGAACTTACTCTGGCGACGTCGTCAGGCGTCTGTCCCAGTGTCTCAAAGATGTCAACAGAAGAAGGAAGATAGACGTTCTTGAAGTAATGCACCGTATCAGGATCAGCTCCAGGATACTCCTTCTCTTTCACATCCTGAATCATCTTTGCCTCAAATTCTGTGTGCACCGGGCCCGGCTCAATCAGTGACAACCTGAGGAGAGAGGGGACATTATTAAGAAGACTGGAACTCAACAACAGAGCATTGTTAGATGGAGGAAGAGCTCTATGGGCAAAGGGATAACACTAGTGCTGAAATCATTTATTgattatagtataataatagaatattaatcaacaacaatttaaatagttggaccgatggattcattaggttttttagtttcatatcattcCAGTATCcttcctctagctttaaaacccgcccgctacaacctctgaaaaacagaatagcggccgttaaattttgaagaggttaatctaaccatttgtcAGCACCTCCGCGGCCCACTAGGTggtgctctgaggcccaccagggggccccggcccagtggttgagaatagctggtctATATGACATGTAACCTTTCATAGCAGCAGCCCGTGAAAAGTCTACATAGGCCTAGTGTCGCAAAGGCAGAACTATTTAGTTTTTTCAATAATTTACCaaataaaaataccaaacattttaGTTTACAGCGAGAGTAGAGCATCTAATGTTTCATCTACCGCCATCATCAGGCCAGAATATACATTTGTCTGTTAATTTATGAtcatacctgcaaaactaaggacatccccatcagcctcagctgtactttgtgtttagtgctaattagcagatATTAGCATGTTAACTCTATGTATCTATGTTACTGGTTTGTTCATAATGACAGAGGTAGCATCAGTGGCACTCACGTGACGTCAAACTTCAAGAGCTGCACCGCCAAACACTCACAGAAGCCCTCCATAGCAAACTTGGAGGCTGCATACACGTCATTAAACACCACACCTGTAGAAACAGTGAGTAAAtgtttaaatttcactttcagaCAACATGAACTCTGTTCTTCATGTCTTCAAGACATACAGTAGTACTTAAACTCCATTAGCCTTCCTTCAAGTATCCACCCACTCTTCCATTCGTCCATCATCAACCCATACTTACAGTACATCAATCTGAAGCTGACAAACCTGTCATTTGTCCCTGTACTACCATTTACCGCCCCATCCCgcctcctctctcccttctctcaTCCTCTCCGCTCACCTTGTAGTCCCATCACACTGCTGACCACGATGATGTgtcctcctttcctcttcttcatATCAGGCATCACCTCCTTGATCATGCGGATCACTCCAAAGAAATTGGTCTCAAACACTTTCTTCATCTCTTCGATGGGGATGCTCTCTATTGGACCCACGAGGCCGATACCTGCGTTATTGACTGCTcaggagaagaggaaggaaaacAAAGAGGACAAGAAAGATGAATGACGTATGAACATCATTTTGGGACGGATGCATGGTGCAACACGGTTTGCTTACTGAGGACATCCACGTGTCGATCTTTGATGCCGTTAATACACTGTGTGACGGACTCATCGTTGCAGACGTCCAgtacagccagagagagagttTTCTCGTATGCATCACCGGCAGCTTCCACCAGCTTATCTTTACGTTTCAGGTCACGCATCGTCGCTATGACTGTGAACAGGTGGAAAAGAAGGAAAGACAGAATTTAGAGGAGCGTAGAAGAGattgtttaaaatgtatgtattgtatttgAAAAATGCCTTGCTGCACTAATCAGCCATGTGAATGGAGTTGAATACAGGTTTATAGAGAGCCAAAGTCCCACAGTCTGTTCCACTACTATCTGTAACTCACTCTCACTTCTCATGATGTATTTCTTTAGTAACTCTTTCTGAAACATGTTCCTGTGGTTTTGTTTCCACATATCTACTGTACTGACTAGTAATATTTTTAGAACTCTTTATATAAACTAAAAACAACTACGAAAATGTAAAAGAGTTTTCGTAGATTTCGTAGTTTTAAAACTACGAAATGTaaaaactttggtgatcctttaACTTTTGATTTAGTGTCATCATCCGgtcaaaaaaaatttaatgtaaaaaagttTGTATGGTCACGAGAAAACATGGAGGGTAATAGAAATTGTTGAAATAAAAGAgacacactcacaaactcttCTAGCTCTTCTGGTTCTATTCTGCTCTGCCAGGACTTGTTTTTCCATTGGCAGCTTTAGTGAAAAGTAGCATCTCCAGACTGACTTCAAACCGCAAATTGATTTGAATATTTCAATCCCAATTAGATCTTCGTAATGCCATTGTGACCTGCAGGCATTAATCTTTTCATCATTACTGTTTGCCAATAGCGTAGCGTATAATTATGCTCTTTTCATTTCCATGGGCGGCTTCCAAGTGTGAGTTTATAAATGGATGTAACGCTCCCACGACACTACACCCTtctggctgctgctgtaaataggCATGTGATTAGGCAACCTGCCCGGCTAAATGAGGTTACAAAAAGACAATACCGCTTTTACTTAAGGTGCCTTGTCATTTATTGCCTTCGTTTTTAAGTCTTAATTATTAGTTTTCATAGTGTTTCTATCTCTTGTGCCTATTTATTTTACtgacctttatttattttagcatttattgctcttgttgtcattttttgtcTTGCAAATTCTAtttattgatttgtattttattttttatttttttgtctgtgctgtTTTAATCTTGCTCTATGAAGCACTTTGGGATGCATGATTGTATGAAAGGCAGGTGCGGCTTAAGGCACAGGCCATGTAGGCGGTCTAGGGCAGTCGccctctaaaaataaataaatacattttaaaaaatgccaGTGGGTGCCCTtccttattttctgcatttaggtaacaaatgaacaaataaagaaagaaagaaagaaatacacttttcacccctgtaactctcgttgtagtgaaactgactaaacactttttagccaacaatatcagggaccatgtgtttatttatattataataaatacagttatttatggaaagaaaacttttaatttttgtcttaaaaccattttgatgtctgatgtgtgttgcggtttgcAGGGCTAGGGTTAGGAAAGGGCTGATGACATGTGtcgtataaataaagttgagttGAGTTGAGACAATATCACTATCTGGAGAGTCAAACCGAGTTCATTGGTTCAGGCTGCATGTAGACTAGACACGcaagatacacacacaaacattatatTAAGAGTGGACTCCAGTGTcttcaaaaatgtgtgtgtttaacttgTCAAGTAAAATGTTCTTGTGCAGCATCAATACAtgctctgtctgtgtgcatACATGTATATTTGTAGGGTTTTTAGGAGTGAATGTCCATCCTGTGGAGTGATCCTGTCTTTGTGTATGTTTCCTGTCATAGGAGTGAACGGAAAGAAGGGAGTAAAGGTCACGAAGAGCTGGGAGGGACATGGGATGATAGGTCAGTATGGAGGGGAaagtacacacaaacactcacaaaaAGGAATCTGTGTTTACATACATCCTTTTcctggttgttttctttttcctgaATAACTGAAATAACACAATAATGGAAAAGGTAGATCTAAAGATAGTAATTGGAGTAAAGATAACCTTAAGTAGACCTAATATAGCTCGGCTGTTACAACAGCCAGTTTACATATCAGCATTAGCGTCTTGCTGTGATGCGTCAAGTCACCTGCCTCCTCCAGGAATAGCCCTCTGCCAGCCTGTCATCCACAATGGAGCTCACCGAAGCCAGGCCATAATTAAGCCATAATTAGCCTAAGCAAGGCTGTAGTGGGGCTTTAGTTATTGTCTGGTGTTAGTGACTAAAGGTTAAGTTGGGGTCAACAGGAGGGAGGCTGAGTGAGCTGGGACCTTCTCCTTCGACTAGAAAACTTACTttaacatgaaaatataaatgatgcacatttaaaaatgcatGATTAGGGTttgatatttttaatttatttttcctgcTGCTAGAAGAAGCCATTGTTTCCCATTAATTCCCATATGGCATGTCAAATCAATTAGCATTTTGAAAGTCTGcatgattttttgttttacataatcATTTCATAGTAATGCggtatagagctgcaacaattaatcgattaatttgtCTATTTGCACGCGGGTGAAAATAGTCTCACAGCAGCTATTTGGGTATTTACACCcgataatagtagtagtaatataaagagagacaaagtACATGCAAGGAGTAGGTTGAGGTGGATGAATGGGTCAAATTCAGGACTTCCGCCCAGGTGACCGGGGTCCGAGTCCCGTGAGAAGCTTATTTTTCACTTAGTTgacttattattttctgtttttttaagtattatATTCAGTTTTCCGTCacaatttggttaggtttaggcaacaaaaagacttggtaggtttaggaaaaatatacatagagcacatatacatatacagtatctaaTGTGTGCCTGGGTTGGATGCAAATAGCATTGCTGGCTACTGACACCTGGGTGCTGATGGCATCTCCCTTAAATGAATCGctaactgttttgataatcgattcattggtttgagtaattttttaagaaaaaaaagtaaaagaaattctctgattccagcttcttaaatgtgaatatttcctggtttctttactcctttatgacagtaaactgaatatctttgagttgtgggcaaaacaagacatttgaggacgtcatcttgggctttgggaaacaatgagcgaaatttttcaccattttctgacattttaaagaccaaacaactgattgattaatcgagaaaataatcgacattgaaaataattattagatgCAGCCATAATGCAGTGTAAGTGCAGATTGATTTGAAAAGTATGCACTTCTTTACCTCATAACAATATTATAACTCACTAATAATAgactttaatacagcatgataaTTGAATGGAGACCATGTTCACTTCCTAAaaacagtctatggtttaaagTCTCTGATTGGATGTCCGGGTTCTATATTTGTCTTGAAAATAAAATTGCTAATATTATCAAACACAACATGAAACAAAGATTTTTGgtagttattagttattaattacaaaatattattaattaattaaaacatatttattttgtcaggtaTGTGGCCTCTATATGAGATCcctaaatcctttttttttttttttggcatctcTACCACAGAAAGTTGGCTGAGACCTCTGATCTCCCTGTGGGGAGAGGAAATACTGACGTTTCATCAGTAGTGAACACAGCTTTGAATTTGCTCCATTGACtccatttattaattcattccTGTTAATTTTCTAACATCAGACTGTCGTGTTATGTCTAAATTGAATCCTCTTTTACCCTCATGTGGTTgagatttaatatttttttaatatttaaaccgCTGCAAACAGCCTCTCAGTCAGCTTTAGATGGAAATCACTCCGCTGTAGAAACAGAAACAGTGGCTTTAATCTACATAGCCATGTGGACTATATGTGTAATACTCTTACGTACACTGCACTCATGACGTAAGCATCTTATGTGTAAACAGAGCAGAGGAAGTAGAGGAATGACAGTGACACTGAGTTTATAGGTTATAACAATTTACCATGCAAATAAAGTtattactagtagtagtagttgtattattatttttattatagccTATTTGCATGCCATGCCAAGCAGATTTAaattctctatctctctttctctctcttgcacaCAGTGCAGCACCTACCGTGATAGCGCTTCTGTTCATCATTGGCCAGCATCACGGCCATCCTCAGGCCGATACCGGAGGAGCAGCCGGTGATCAGCACCACTTTCTGCCCTGGACTTGCCATGGCTCCACTGCAAATCCACTCTGTTATCACACTGTACTACTGTGCAGGCAGACCAGCAGGATGAGTAGTGATTTGAGGTGGGAGCCCATGTAAGAGgataagagagacagagagagagagagtcacatGGACATGTAGTACAACAAGAGTGAGATTATCTAACCAGCACACTGTCGGAATGTCCCGTCCACcctttttattttaatccaTGACGGGTCAATACCCATGGTATTATCTTAAACCTGGTAAACCCTCTGACTCTCAGTGACGTTCAGTTGTGACCAACAGTGTGAAGAACAGATTGATAAACTCCAATTTGAAGTCACATATCAATATGTATAAGTAAGCTTCTGCTCAGCAAAGAGGTTTGGCGTTCCCCGGTGGTCAATATGATTATTCTTCAGATCAGTCCACTGTAACTCTCTTTATGAATGGAAAGACTTCTTCTGTTATTGAAAGCCAACACAATTCTGGCTCCATTATTCATGATGATACCTgaaaatgattttttatttctggCAGAGTAAGTGTCCGAAAAGTTATAATTATGACCAGTATAATAGATGAAACAAATGTGACACACAAGtaacaaatctctctctctcttttacacacacacacacacacacacacacaaaacacacacacttgaacacACGAGTAGAACACACGTGTAGCTGGCAGTCATAAGTGTAAGACAACTTGAAGCAGGAGGAATGGCATTTGGAAATATGCCTGGAAtctattttcttcttcatcttcaaaaaaaaaagaagtcagtaTGCATGTGTGCCTGCTTGCAATTTACTTATGTTGACAAATCATGAACTTCAAATGATTACtgaacattacatttacagtatCTTAAACCTCAAACATATAATCTATATTTTACCACCCGAAGAATACGCCTCCAAATGTCTCCAAATGTTTCTCTCCagtacattcacaaaaacacacaaaaagtgtgtgcatgtgttcatTAGTTATAGGCTGGAAAGCACTTATGCTCTCACCTTCACAACAAGACAATATACAGAGCAATAGGAGGGCAGTGACTTGTTTTTACACGATGCTGCTGTAAGATGACACCAAGAACAGTTATTCCGTCCTTATATACTCAAATGACACTGTAAGGTGCAACCTACACCTTGAATCCAGCTCTGCTTTATGTGCATATACTTCATAGtgtgttatcaatacacagtaaaaatgtgctaaaactgCTAATTGATAACACAGTTGTTGGcatatttatatcattttagACAGTCCTTTTTAAAAACTGATTAAATTCTTACTGCTTAATTTGCTCCAATATCAACtacattttgttacattttatgctacattttaaattatggtactttaatatataaatgcatttgGATTTTATTATACAATTATATTTAGTCCTGAGTCATCTGCACATACTATCCTTTTAAAGGAactgttagcttagaatgagcccttcatatctatataggagcgggtcctcttcacggaatcCCGCAttttgctccgccatgtttctacagtagcccagaacggacaaaccaaacactggctcaagAAAGAGcctttcatatttttatgttgcctgaaggccactgtagttctccaatAAGcatgtgaaactgcggtaacgtgccGCAGAGCGCTAAACCGCGTTACCgacagccgccgtctgacttctgttgcttctAATGCCTTGTTCATACTACACAACTTTtgccctgattttccactccCCGACAAAAGCCTCAGATCCGAGGCAAGTCGGCGTTGGCTCGCCGCTTACACATCGGCACTCAagtgtcatgtgtgaactgcttaAAGGCGCGATCCGAGAGGCTCAccgatgcctcgcagacacatttcAGATATCTAGCGTGCTAAATATCTGcacctgtcggggactccggccacgagctacagtCGATGAGAGCGCAAGACACGGGTTGGGGGGAAACAAGCAAAGTCGTTGTTGCagctagaggaataaatagtaaaaaaaaaaaagacgtggAAActggtggaaacaggctattttgtgaacacgtgccaacaacaacatcagcaatgtgtcttgtGTATGGTATCACCTCATTTACCCTGAATTTCTTGcatgtgttttcgtgacaaaacgtagtttggaaaagatcttgtagtgtctGACCCCCTGTCgctggtcagtcatgtagtgtgaaaaccacaacttAAAGTTGtaaagagttagtttagctctgagaatatctagtgaatttACAGTTGAcgtttttgtaaaaaataaatgccgcagctcctccagaccaacagaggtttcccgaatcttgtgaagtgacggggctccgcagcaggaaacgttatcgcctctgaccaaaactccggtgtcttccctgttccctccggccgcggtcgggaggctgaagcaggaaaagccaacactatgatcagcactgattcatggagagaccttcgtctggtcagctaacattactgccaagcagctgaaatatagagtgatattgtggttttagctgacgtgtgccgcctcactgttttgacggatgctcgctcataTTCacgtagcgcgtgcacacgggctagtgcgagcaacaggacgctgactttcgttgacttagcggccacaggtgtcgctgttaacaagcaatttctgattcttacaaacagtccctttaagtctggGTTATATTTTTGTCTACAAGTGatctaaatgaaaataaattggtAGTAGGGTATTCAACTGTCTTCTTAGACAATACAGACTACTGTAAATGGAAGCTGCGGCGGGACAGGGGAGACCTGAGGCTCATAGGTATTCATGtgtatatatgcatgtgtgtgcatgcactgAGCTCCAATCCTGTCAGCCTTTTTCCACCCAATAAACTTCTCCCTATAAACTCCTTAAATGTTTCTGATACCTCCCAATGAGCTGCTTGACTTTTCCACATCAGAGACAAAGAATGATACTCCCTTGAAGTAGAAGGCAGGAagcacattactttttttttttattgtgcctATAGGAAgaatattgtgtgtttgaagAGAGAGTGGTGGGCAAAGACAGACAGGCACTGGAATTTGGAATCTGCAGCAGCATATTTTTATTAGTTGGGCAGCACCGTTGTCCTGTCCCAGCATGCTTtgtgtgtgagtctgtctgtagagagagagagagaga
Proteins encoded:
- the LOC119484540 gene encoding retinol dehydrogenase 8-like, with the translated sequence MASPGQKVVLITGCSSGIGLRMAVMLANDEQKRYHVIATMRDLKRKDKLVEAAGDAYEKTLSLAVLDVCNDESVTQCINGIKDRHVDVLINNAGIGLVGPIESIPIEEMKKVFETNFFGVIRMIKEVMPDMKKRKGGHIIVVSSVMGLQGVVFNDVYAASKFAMEGFCECLAVQLLKFDVTLSLIEPGPVHTEFEAKMIQDVKEKEYPGADPDTVHYFKNVYLPSSVDIFETLGQTPDDVARVTKKVIEASRPRFRNLTNPWYSPIVALKYADETGGLSVHAFYHMLFNLGPLMHVSMTAMKYLTCGCLRSRTVSPN